The segment GCATTGTGGATTATGTTCCGTTGGCTTCGTTGGCATCACATGCTTCCATGCCACTCGGGACATTCTCCCACTGATTAAGGTAATTGCCTGTTCCCCACTTGCCCCCAGTGTGCCTAAATCCAGCCATGGCCGCCGACTCATTCATTTGTCTTTGGGTAATGAAATCCTGAGCAGTCGACGAGCCATGCCGTGGCAGGGCGCCTCATTTCAAGGGGTTATTAAGTAGGGAGTCATAGTGAGGGGCACAGGTTTCTGTTACACTCTTATCGCCGAGCCTCGTTAACCTGGGCCCTCTTCAGCTCTGCAGCACAGTTGCCAATGAGGTAATAACACTAAACCGATGAGACGACCGGTGGGACTCAactgagagggaggaagggagggaagagaaAGTGGGAACAAAATAATTTCTCTCAGACATCTTCACTCAAGCATGCACATTTATCTGTACGTACTGTGCCCCATCATAATCATCTGGAAGCTCTTGTTTTTTCAAGTGTTTCTTTGCTATGAAAGAGTCCCATATTGAAAGTTGGAGAGTATAGGAACTTTGTACACACTAAGTATGATGGTATTGCTGTGGGTCTTAAGACTGTTAAATAGGGATCAAATGTAGGCCATGGGAGCCTTGATGGATCAGTGCACTTTAACAAAAGTTCCTCAGGAAGTGTGACAGTAATGATAACTTTGGGATTCTGAGCAGATTATTACAGGAATTGTGAAGATCTGCTCCGGTGTAATGCATTGAAATGTGTGGCTTTCTTTTGCAAAATAACTATGAATTAACTGACTTATTTTAAAATAATTGTCAACGTATGGGACGCACTGTATTAGAAGGAACCATAGCAGGTGTATTTCTCTCCGGTAGCTGGCATATTCTGTCTGTTCACAAATCATCTGTGGGAACATGGCAGCTCTCAACACCAGACAACacgcattggaaaacctccctagtctttggggttgaatctgtgtttgaaattcactgctcgaatgaggggccttacagataattgtatgtgtggggtacagagatgtagTAGTCATTCAATCATGTTAAActctattgcacacagagtgagtccatgcaacttattatgtgacttttaAGCAAAtgcttactcctgaacttatttaggcttgccataacaaaggggttgaattcttattgactcaagacatttcagcttttcattttttattaatttgtactaacataattccactttgacgttatggggtattgtgtgtaggccagggccaaaataaatacatttaatccattttaaattcaggctgtaacacaacaaaatgtggggaaaattaaggggtgtgactactttctgaaggcactgtacatacttcgacccacatacacacagccacacCCATACAGATAATACCCAGAGCACACAGGAGGGAGGGAACCTACAGTTACTGTATCCAAAGGTCAACTGTAGGTGGCCGCACCCAGTAGGAGTCGTCACGTCATTGAGGTGGTTCCCTAACAACATCTCGAAGATATTTTATTAATCTAATGCGACATTCTGGGTGTAATATTCAGGCTACAAGGTAAGAACCCAACTAATGATGACAGTATAGTGAAATGTATGATGTATACAGTGATGTAAAGTTCTTAAGTAAAAATaataagtactacttaagtcattttttgtgGTATCCgtactttactatttctatttttcacaacttttacttttacttcactacattcctaaagaaaagaatgtactttttaccccttacattttccctgacacccaaaagtacacgttacattttgaatgcttagcaggacaggaacattgtctagttcacacacttatcaatagaacatccatggtcatccctactgcctctgatctggcagaatcactaaacacaaatgtttcatttgtaaattatgtctgcgtGTTGatcctggctatccgtaaatttcaaaaacaagaaaatagtgTTGTCTGGcttgcttaatataagacattttaaaatatttatacttttacttttgatacttaagtacattgaaatacgtttagacttttactcaggtagtattttactgggtgacttttcattttacttgagtcattttcttgtaaggtgtctttacttttactcaagtatgaaatgtggtactttttccaccactagaTGAATAATGAAATGTATGTGATTCTAGCAATGGTTAGTACAAACAATGGAGTTGAATAACCTTATATGTTGGGCTATGATGGGTTAGACAGCTGTACTAAGCTCATGAGACatcaattatattcttcaagataTTTATTTTCAAATGACCAACTAAAAGCAGTAAATATTGCAGAttgtccttctccctccctccggcACTCGACGTCGCCTGTCTACTAACCACCGATCCTGGCTTCATTATTATGTACACCTGttccccatcattacgcacacctggtcgtCATTCCCTCCTTGATTACTGcccctttatttagccctcagttGTCTTCAGTCATTATGTGTTATTGTTTTCTCTCACGTTCAGTACCTGTCTCGTGTTTGTTCTACTGTATCGGTTCTTTATTAAATGCACCTTCTACACCTGTTTCCTGACTCCCGGCGTATACATTACACAGAAGAGTTTCAGTAGACTGTGTAAAGGAGAAGTACTGGAATGAGCTGCCACAGGTACAATCAGTCATTCATGTTCGTTACAATATGACCTGGGTTTATTGATACGGACagcggttgcaacactcattgaCCTTGGATCAATGATAGACAGAATCCACAGACACTGGAATAGAAGACAAAAACAGAACAATACAGTGGAAAATACTCAATATTCTGTCAATATAAATACACTCCCCTCCCTATCTATTTGTACAGGGAATCTAAAAGTTTTAATTTGTCTCTTGTGtgtccaatagaaatgaatggtaaataatgtaatgTATGTATTGCATTAGGCACGTCATAATCTGAAATACAACAAAAACAAACTGAAAacatttgactactttaatacacttaGGGAATTTGTtcaaatacttatgacaccttcaaatggagggactagatacataaagtgctttcatttctaaatggtaaaacatATGTATGAAAAAGCACTCAAACAGGTGACATTCTGTtctgatctcaaatccaaaatccTGGAGCatagagccaaattaaaagttttagcttcactgtccaaataaaaaaAAGGTTTGTGTATAATTTTAGTGACCCCACCTTATCATGATGTAAGCATTGGCCAGCTTTTTATTGTTGGTTTTCTCTAATTGTTTTTCAATCAGTCATTTTGCACTACAACTATTGTATTGCATGATCATTTTtggtctgtatatttttttctaaCTGCTGGATGTCTTTGTTTAGGTacaatgagtctctctgggggaagagaggaggaggagggggcgaTGGACTTTAAGATTAGTCTCTCTGGGGGAAGAACGGAAGAAGAGGGGGCCACTACCTCTAAGATGAGTTGCTCTGGGGAACGTGACACTGACAGGTGGGAGGAAAGgttgagagagtgagatagaaagATACTTCCTATATGCTGGCTTGTGAGTGTATCCATAACTTGAATTGTATGTTCTTGTATCAGTGATATGACATCATCATTACTCAACAGAAAGGattatagagtgtgtgtgtgtgtgtgtgtgtgtgtgtgtgtgtgtgtgtgtgtgtgtgtgtgtgtgtgtgtgtgtgtgtgtgtgagtgagtgagtgagtatggAATCACAATATGGAATCATGGTGTTTTATTCCTACAGTGTGGACCATGGTGGAGAGTGCTGTTCAAAATCCAATCTTAGGAAATGTGAGTgttgactagggttgcaaagccaCTGCTAATTTATTCAGtgattttggtaattaacagaaaatctatTGCAATCTATAGTAACTTTGGTCATTTATAATTAAATCACTTTAATGTTTATTCATATATAGTAGTCATTGTTTATATCTGTGTCAATATTGTCCATGATTCTCTAGTGGATAGACCAGGGTCAAGAGAAAATAGGCTACTTAATGAAAAAAGCAtgtaatcaacaatggcattatctTCAATGAacttccaactattgactttgTTCACAATTGCCACCAGTTTGTCGCCAAAACATTTACAGCAGCCATATTGacctagtaaaataaataaaaatgtgtaaaaaatatataaaggatATCTCATGCTGAAACTCTCATATTTAACAGCAAGGGTATTCACTAACCTGATGGTTTATTTTTAGGATCATGTTTTACAGCTATGTCATTCTCTTTTTTTATCATTTTATTTGATTAatttatatattttacatgtgatacggccacacagagggccagagataattccAGAACACCTGATTGAACTAGTTGGTCCAGTCAGATTGAAACTCTCATTCTATGTAACCATAGATCCAAACCACCAACATCCCACTAAATATAACTAGAATGATGCCGTCAACTCTGTAGCTGGCACTGTTGGTGAACTGATTCCTGTAGCCTGATGTAGAATTAGGAACGGGAACAAACATTCTCTAATGTTGATTTAAGAGATAGAAGAAAAGTGTTCTGAAAGCAACGATTGGGCTCCAGTCCGATGTCTGACAATCACTGACAACACCATATGTAGCTGGAGAACAGTAAACGGTGTTGGTTGGCTCTATTGATATAATATGATGTCATGTTGTCTTGGTCTCCCCCATCAGATGCCTctgatctcacactggacccaaaTACAGCATTCAGAGAGCTCTCTCTGTCTGAGCAGAACAGGAAGGTGACAAAGGTGAGAGACGAGCAGCCGTATgctgatcacccagagagatttgacTTCTGCAgacaggtgctgtgtagagagggtttgactgggcgctgttactgggaggtagagtggagtgggGAAGGGGCTGATGTAGcagtgacatataaaggaatcaaCAGGATAGGTGATGGTAATGACTGTGATCTTGGATTCAATATCAAGTCCTGGAGTGTGCACTGCTCTGATGACGGTTACAATGCCTGGCACAATGACGAGAGAATTGCCATacctgtcccctcctcctcccactcaaacagagtaggagtgtatctggactggcccgctggcactctgtccttctacagCGTCTCCTCTGACACACTAATCCGTGTGCACACATTCCActccacattcactgagcccctctaccCAGGGTTTGGGATTTGGGCGACTGGCTCCTCAGTGACCCTGTGTCAGGTATAATAGCCTCCTGTTTCCTGGAGGAACATCAGGGAAGTCACATTCCAGTTCAAACACCTGTAAGCATGACAGAACACACACTTTCAGAAAAAATGGTATGGTTAGGGTACGACATTGTTCCCTGGGGTACAAATATCAACATACACCATTATGTACTTATGTACACATAGTAATCTAGTACAATGGTACATTTTTGTACCCAACATTTTGAATATAAAAGTACAATCATTGGAGGTGTAGCTTATTGGGGGAGTGGCTTTCAattagttatttttggccacccttGAGTGGAAGTGTTGTACCAGTGGTCCATGGTTATGTTCATTTGAGTTTGAGCATATCTGATGCTCGTTTTGAAGTCTTTATAAAGACGTATATACATATGTAAGAGCATGTGACAATAAAGAGCTGTAAATAATATTATAGCGACATTAACCCAACATTGAGCCGCCTTGTCAAGAGGTATGGACCTCTTGGCATGATGGGTATGGTTTgacccaggttcaaatcctggtcaGGGCTACCCCCTGAATTTATTACCTTTGTGTCAGAAGGGGGATGGTGAAAACTGTAAATGTGAGAGACCTGGTATAGAAAATAGGTATATTTATTATAAagaatttggtgggtgcttatactGTATTTGTCTTATACACATGTGGGAATTAGAAATGAGATGTTCTGCATATCACAATTCCCCCATCATCAACagcaaccctggagcaattagggttaagtgccttgctcaagggccttgttggcttggggatttgaactagcaactttccgattactggcccaacgctctaacctctaggctacagTAACTGACACCACAATTGTTTTCTGACATCCCAGGTTTTGGCACTTAAAATGAACAAAAAGCTTTGTCACTGAGGTTGTACCTTAAAAAGGAACATTTGTACCTTTTTGGCTCTTTTAATGTGCGGACTGCAAGGGTATTATTATGTTCCTATAACATAACTAATGAGTAATAACAGGATACCACTAGAGTGACAAGCGTTTCTACCCCTTTAAGTACAATACGGTACCTTTTTTTCTGAGAGTGCAGAGACATGTTTTTAAATCAATTATCTTTTTGATATTGTTTTAATTCCTTGGTGTTTGTAAATATTGCCATCGGTAGAACACATATTTGTCAAAATGTTCACACAACAGTCCTTTATGCAATTTTATACAGATGAAAGAAGATGTTTTCATTTGCATTTACAAGAATATGGCTTTTCAATAAATTGaatcctacctacagtacctacctacctacctgtctaccAATGGTTTAGACTATGATTGAAGTGTCTTGTCAGTGAATGTGATTTAGTACGTATATTTCTGATGATGCCTCTTGGCCAGGGCTCCACAGAGCAATAGATGATTTGAATGAAACTCACATGAACCAGGTATCCATCCAGCCTTTTTACACGAGTAAAGTACATGATAGATAAAAAATGTCACGGCACGCCAAATGGAAATAGCTCATTTgttggtaaactttccaaatgtcaatAAAACAAAATACTCTAGACAAGGttggatctttttgtgtcggtgaAATTAGTTATGCGAGAAATGGTGATGGAAATGCCTTTATGCACAAATATTTATAGAATAATCATTGTATCGAAGTAAACTTTGAGTCACATGATGATATGGTGTACTGTCCTCCGACTGGGACTCGGAAAGCATGcggtttattaggctacagattaaataaattctgatgaacttcacaggggtgcggaagtgcacggtgatgagcttgatgcccatttccaataaatatcaagaGTCTTATTCTGGAGAAAAATCGATGCCTGGCTGaagtttgacaaatacaaataatcttgctcttttgtccataatactCTCATCATGTAGTAGTCTACACCTGCACTATATCTGTAAGCTGTTGACTTGTGagcacgtgccaagaccagagtgtgCACATTCGCTATGTAACACAATTTtacaccaccagagtctctgggttcgcgcccaggctctgtcgcagccggccgcgaccgggaggtctgtggggcgacgcacaattggcatagcgtcgtccggggtagggagggtttggccggtagggatatccttgtctcatcgcgctccagcgactcctgtggcgggccgggcgcagtgagcgccaaccaagggggccaggtacacggtgtttcctccgacacattggtcgctggcttccgggttggaggcgcgctgtgttaagaagcagtacggctggttgggttgtgcttcggaggacgcatggctttcgaccttcgtctctcccgagcccgtacgggagttgtaacgATGAGACAatgtagtaattactagcgattggataccacgaaaattggggagaaaatgggataaaaaaaaattaaaattaaaaaaaaaacaaaaaaataaaacaaagcctaccatcagtaacacactacgccgccagggactcaaatcctgcagtgccagacgtgtccccctgcttaagccagtacatgtccaggcccgtctgaagtttgctagagagcatttggatgatccagaagaagattgggagaatgtcatatggtcagatgaaaccaaaatataactttttggtaaaaactcaactcgtcgtgtttggagtacaaagaatgctgagttgcatccaaagaacaccatacctactgtgaagcatgggggtggaaacatcatgctttggggctgtttttctgcaaagggaccaggacgactgatccgtgtaaaggaaagaatgaatggggccatgtatcgtgagattttgagtgaaaacctccttccatcagcaagggcattgaagatgaaatgtcgctgggtctttcagcatgacaatgatcccaaacacaccgcccgggcaacgaaggagtggcttcgtaagaagcatttcaaggtcctggagtggcctagcaagtctccagatctcaaccccattgaaaatctttggagggagttgaaagtccgtgttgcccgccaacagccccaaaacatcactgctctagaggagatctgcatggaggaatgggccaaaataccagcaacagtgtgtgaaaaccttgtgaagacctacagaaaacgtttgacctctgtcattgccaacaaagggtatataacaaagtattgagataaacttttgttattgaccaaatacttattttccaccataatttgcaaataaattcataaaaaatcctacaatgtgattttctggattttttcccctcgttttgtctgtcatagttgaagtgtacctatgatgaaaattacaggcctctctcatctttttaagtggaagaacttgcacaattgatgtctgactaaatacttttttgccccactgtatatgcatatgagatgatggcggcggataactggcacaacaatgggcctaaGGATcacatcacggtatctctgtgcattcaaatgaacatcgataaaatgcaattgtgttcattgtccgtagatTATGCCTACCCATGCCATAACCCACACCACCACCATAGGCACTCTGTTCtcaacgttgacatcagaaaatcgctcacccacacaacaccatacacttggtctgcggttgtgaggccggttagacgtactgccaaattctctaaagtgacattggaggcggcttagggtagagaaattaacattcacttctctggcaagagctctggggaacattcctgcagtcagcatgccaattgcacactccctcaaaacatgagacatctgtggcattgtgttgtctgacaaaactgcacattatagagtggccttttattgttcccaggacaaggtgcacctgtgtaatgatcatgccatttaatcagtttcttgatatgccacacctattaggtggatggattattttggagaaggagaaatgctcactaacagggatgtaaacaaaattgtgcacaacattttagaaaaTAAGCGTTGTGtgcctatggaacatttctggatattttatttcagctcatgaaacatgggaccaacactttccatgttgcattttttatttttgttcagtgtagctagccgatatacagtatctctgtcacAGTTATGCCAAGATAGCAAGAACCAGTGTCTGGAATGTGTTTCATGACACTCGTTCTACAGCACCTTGCTACAAAAGTACCTTGCAACTTAGTTTCAACATTTCATCATGTCATGTAAAGACATGTTACCATGGAAACTAACTGCAAGTTCAATCCCCCGGTCTTCAGTCAGCTGAGCTGTCCTACAACACACTATTCTAACTGGCTAGTTTTGTCTCGTCTCTCATTATGTTCACGGTTATACTGTGTCTGTCCCAGaactactaatatccctacaggtgtaggcGACAGTACGTGTGGATGGGATTGTTCATCTTACAAAGACAAAACATTTTCTGCTGCTTTACTTGAGCGAAGTAGCAAAATATTGTCAAAGTAGTTTTATTCTCATTTGACTTTTTAAGCCTTTAAGTGCACAAGGTGATGGCTGGCTTAGTCACATATGGTGGGATCCAGTCGCCTTAGTCACATATGGTGGGATCCAGTCGCCTTAGTCGCATATGGTGGGATCCAGTCGCCTTAGTCACATATGGTGGGATCCAGTCGCCTTAGTCACATATGGTGGGATCCAGTCGCCTTAGTCACATATGGTGGGATCCAGTCACCTTAGTCACATATGGTGGGATCCAGTCACCTTAGTCGCATATGGTGGGATCCAGTCGCCTTAGTCACATATGGTGGGATCCAGTCGCCTTAGTCGCATATGGTGGGATCCAGTCACCTTAGTCACATATGGTGGGATCCAGTCGCCGTAGTCACATATGGTGGGATCCAGTCACCTTAGTCACATATGGTGGGATCCAGTCACCTTAGTCACATATGGTGGGATCCAGTCGCCTTAGTCACATATGGTGGGATCCAGTCGCCTTAGTCACATATGGTGGGATCCAGTCACCTTAATCACATATGGTGGGATCCAGTCGCCTTAGTCACATATGGTGGGATCCAGTCACCTTAGTCACATATGGTGGGATCCAGTCACCTTAGTCACATATGGTGGGATCCAGTCACCTTAGTCACATATGGTGGGATCCAGTCACCTTAGTCACATATGGTGGGATCCAGTCACCTTAGTCACATATGGTGGGATCCAGTCGCCTTAGTCACATATGGTGGGATCCAGTCGCCTTAGTCACATATGGTGGGATCCAGTCGCCTTAGTCACATATGGTGGGATCCAGTCGCCTTAGTCACATATGGTGGGATCCAGTCGCCTTAGTCACATATGGTGGGATCCAGTCACCTTAGTCACATATGGTGGGATCCAGTCGCCTTAGTCACATATGGTGGGATCCAGTCGCCTTAGTCACATATGGTGGGATCCAGTCGCCTTAGTCACATATGGTGGGATCCAGTCGCCTTAGTCACATATGGTGGGATCCAGTCGCCTTAGTCACATATGGTGGGATCCAGTCACCTTAGTCACATATGGTGGGATCCAGTCGCCTTAGTCACATATGGTGGGATCCAGTCACCTTAGTCACATATGGTGGGATCCAGTCGCCGCAGGGCGAAGATACATAGATTGTGTATGCGATGGTGTACGATCCAACGTTCCAGCGTT is part of the Salvelinus fontinalis isolate EN_2023a chromosome 6, ASM2944872v1, whole genome shotgun sequence genome and harbors:
- the LOC129858297 gene encoding stonustoxin subunit beta-like → MSLSGGREEEEGAMDFKISLSGGRTEEEGATTSKMSCSGERDTDSVDHGGECCSKSNLRKYASDLTLDPNTAFRELSLSEQNRKVTKVRDEQPYADHPERFDFCRQVLCREGLTGRCYWEVEWSGEGADVAVTYKGINRIGDGNDCDLGFNIKSWSVHCSDDGYNAWHNDERIAIPVPSSSHSNRVGVYLDWPAGTLSFYSVSSDTLIRVHTFHSTFTEPLYPGFGIWATGSSVTLCQV